In Candidatus Eisenbacteria bacterium, one genomic interval encodes:
- a CDS encoding flagellar hook-basal body complex protein, whose amino-acid sequence MMRSLFSAVSGLSSHVGMLDVIGNNIANVNTVGFKAGRTTFEEALAQTIRSSVGSIGSRGGLNALQMGTGTRLAATDPLFTQGGIEATGVSTDLALEGSGFFVLNAGDQYLYSRAGSFRLDSSGRLVSSTSGLAVQGYTYDPKVQAFGTQFGDLAIPITEMEPARVTSDISIAGNLNSDSQPLGQALQSAVLYHIDGGTVDSTTKLLSLGTGGEALLQDGDTIAISAQVNGTGYSAEVDVSGNTTLADLMSALQSMLNEDPEVSGTTVSLDSQSRIRIDTPASLGTTAAIDALTMRGMGADDNLRIDFGSSLEMETLQEARDPIAVTQDLTIYDSLGEAHTLTIELTRVLGENAVSWTAKVDNGEVRVLQGGSGRIAWNSDGSIQGLSYNPEGDKIPAGIQLDFGNGSTSPVSMNLDVGTQGTFSGLTMLSSETQVIANQDGYSAGEFVDFQFDQNGIIHGLFSNGVQRPIAQVAVARFANPSGLTREGGSLFAFSPNSGSPMVAPPESHGGLTIQPGALEGSNVDLAEQFTQMILAQRGFQASARVLTTTDEILSDVINLKR is encoded by the coding sequence ATGATGCGATCACTATTTTCCGCGGTTTCAGGTCTATCCAGTCATGTTGGAATGTTGGATGTGATAGGCAATAACATTGCCAATGTCAATACTGTCGGTTTTAAGGCGGGACGGACGACATTTGAAGAAGCCTTGGCGCAGACAATCCGCTCATCGGTGGGGTCGATAGGCTCCCGAGGCGGTCTCAATGCGCTCCAAATGGGAACAGGAACCCGTTTGGCGGCGACGGATCCGCTCTTTACACAAGGCGGCATTGAAGCCACCGGTGTATCGACCGATCTGGCGCTTGAAGGAAGCGGTTTCTTTGTTCTCAATGCCGGGGATCAATATCTCTATTCGCGGGCGGGATCTTTCCGGCTGGATTCAAGTGGACGGCTCGTCAGCTCCACCAGCGGACTGGCTGTTCAGGGTTATACATATGATCCGAAGGTCCAGGCCTTCGGGACACAGTTCGGGGATCTTGCGATCCCGATCACGGAGATGGAGCCGGCCCGTGTAACATCCGACATCTCTATCGCCGGCAATTTGAACTCTGATTCCCAACCGCTCGGGCAGGCGCTTCAATCAGCAGTCCTTTATCACATTGACGGCGGAACCGTCGATTCGACAACCAAGCTTCTTTCCCTGGGAACAGGCGGTGAAGCCCTGTTGCAGGATGGAGATACGATTGCGATCTCGGCGCAGGTCAACGGCACCGGCTATAGCGCGGAAGTCGACGTATCGGGCAATACAACACTGGCTGATCTGATGTCGGCGTTGCAATCAATGCTGAATGAAGATCCTGAAGTGTCCGGGACCACCGTGTCCCTTGATTCTCAAAGCAGGATTCGAATTGATACGCCGGCCTCACTAGGGACCACGGCGGCGATCGATGCCCTGACGATGCGGGGCATGGGAGCCGATGACAATCTACGGATCGATTTCGGTTCGAGTCTCGAGATGGAGACATTGCAAGAGGCCCGGGACCCGATCGCGGTGACGCAGGATCTGACAATTTATGACAGCTTGGGAGAGGCCCACACTCTGACGATCGAATTGACCCGTGTCCTCGGAGAAAACGCCGTCAGCTGGACAGCGAAGGTGGATAACGGCGAAGTCCGTGTGCTGCAGGGAGGCTCCGGCCGTATCGCTTGGAACTCAGACGGATCAATTCAAGGACTCTCCTATAATCCCGAAGGGGACAAGATCCCCGCCGGAATCCAGCTGGATTTCGGCAATGGAAGCACCAGCCCCGTGAGCATGAATCTCGATGTTGGAACGCAGGGAACCTTCAGCGGGTTGACCATGCTGAGTTCCGAAACGCAGGTCATCGCCAATCAAGACGGCTACAGCGCCGGGGAATTTGTTGATTTCCAATTTGATCAGAATGGGATTATACACGGGCTCTTTTCAAACGGTGTACAACGGCCGATCGCCCAAGTCGCTGTCGCCCGTTTTGCCAATCCGTCGGGACTGACGCGCGAGGGTGGATCTCTTTTCGCCTTCTCGCCGAACTCGGGATCCCCGATGGTGGCGCCGCCCGAATCTCATGGTGGTTTAACAATCCAACCGGGTGCGTTGGAAGGCTCCAATGTCGATTTGGCGGAACAATTCACACAAATGATTCTGGCCCAGCGCGGTTTTCAAGCGAGCGCCCGGGTCCTGACCACAACCGATGAAATTTTGTCGGATGTCATCAACTTGAAGCGGTAA
- a CDS encoding flagellar hook-length control protein FliK translates to MKSDFGEPSEFHLMWSAYSTMESRLQSKVEGGDETSPAQGEEGFASAPSPKEAKTVHPPLENVAVTPPSVNAGSSKAETPPIQGEETIAKDAIVKEADGWKEAMVKEIDGGKETEVMDKTDPARDLQKGDRAQRLSSGAPPTITHQAVEAKHPSEAAALDAEKGLEPEWTQAPQGKGSELPDASNGRDNPSNASGGFGGQRRNGQPAVVPGQEVESITGSTRRNSVPVDPQLENSTTNSKTGITTTGTTETAADGIPMMFSAPGAQVVAAAETESIWVPNTEPEIFTEQVGQVVRLAIRNGRQEINIRLRPPEWGTLNIRIRTEGNRVDLTVQSDHSRVIQLLQDGRQGLEKALQQSGFELGHFLVGSGEERTAFDRAFQGPVPGEERAADVSATETAEPAETLTGIERRLPGGRINLLV, encoded by the coding sequence ATGAAATCGGACTTCGGTGAACCATCCGAATTTCATCTCATGTGGAGCGCGTATTCCACGATGGAGAGCCGGCTTCAATCGAAGGTTGAAGGTGGCGATGAAACTTCACCAGCGCAGGGTGAGGAGGGGTTTGCCTCCGCGCCGTCGCCGAAAGAGGCCAAAACCGTCCATCCGCCGCTCGAGAATGTCGCTGTGACGCCGCCGTCTGTAAATGCCGGATCATCAAAGGCGGAGACTCCTCCCATCCAGGGAGAGGAGACGATTGCGAAAGATGCGATTGTAAAAGAGGCCGACGGGTGGAAAGAAGCCATGGTGAAAGAGATCGATGGAGGGAAAGAGACAGAGGTTATGGATAAGACCGATCCGGCTCGAGACCTTCAGAAGGGGGATCGGGCGCAAAGGTTATCTTCCGGCGCCCCGCCCACCATCACCCATCAGGCCGTAGAGGCAAAGCACCCTTCGGAAGCGGCCGCATTGGATGCCGAAAAGGGCTTGGAGCCGGAATGGACCCAGGCTCCGCAAGGCAAAGGATCGGAGCTTCCCGATGCCTCAAACGGGCGGGACAATCCTTCCAATGCTTCTGGCGGATTCGGCGGTCAAAGGCGAAACGGCCAACCCGCTGTCGTGCCCGGCCAGGAGGTGGAATCTATAACCGGATCGACACGCCGGAATTCCGTACCCGTCGATCCGCAACTTGAAAACTCAACGACGAATTCCAAAACAGGTATTACGACTACAGGTACGACAGAAACAGCTGCTGATGGAATCCCGATGATGTTCTCCGCACCGGGCGCGCAGGTTGTGGCGGCGGCGGAGACAGAATCGATCTGGGTTCCGAATACCGAGCCGGAAATTTTTACGGAACAGGTGGGGCAAGTCGTCCGGTTGGCCATCCGGAACGGCCGTCAAGAAATCAATATCCGTCTTCGTCCCCCGGAATGGGGAACTCTCAATATTCGGATCCGTACCGAAGGCAACCGCGTTGATTTGACGGTTCAGTCGGATCACTCAAGGGTCATTCAACTTCTTCAGGACGGGCGGCAGGGTCTGGAAAAGGCTCTTCAGCAGTCCGGTTTTGAACTTGGTCATTTCTTGGTCGGATCGGGTGAAGAGCGAACCGCATTCGATCGAGCATTTCAAGGGCCCGTCCCCGGCGAGGAACGCGCAGCGGATGTGTCCGCCACGGAAACGGCGGAGCCGGCGGAAACGTTGACGGGAATCGAACGAAGATTGCCGGGCGGGCGGATAAATTTGCTGGTTTAG
- a CDS encoding flagellar FliJ family protein: MKRFRFPLSGVQRVREEETKGEQRKLAHHHRVESQAREKLEDAKKAEGKGMETARRQLTQQDNAWEVHQGRRHLEDLQYQRRTAAQGVTDSEKRTGQARQEFQEAERREKILERLRDRRYSEFVRFILRDEQKEMDEFASQQFRRRAA; encoded by the coding sequence ATGAAACGTTTTCGCTTTCCACTATCCGGTGTGCAACGGGTTCGTGAGGAGGAGACAAAAGGGGAACAAAGGAAGTTGGCTCACCACCACCGCGTGGAGAGTCAAGCTCGCGAGAAACTAGAGGATGCAAAGAAAGCGGAGGGAAAGGGAATGGAAACGGCGCGTCGTCAGCTGACTCAACAGGATAATGCTTGGGAAGTTCATCAAGGCCGGCGGCATTTGGAGGATCTCCAATACCAGCGCAGAACAGCGGCGCAAGGCGTCACCGACTCGGAGAAACGGACAGGGCAGGCCCGACAGGAGTTTCAGGAAGCCGAACGACGGGAAAAGATCCTGGAGCGTTTAAGGGATCGCCGGTATTCAGAGTTTGTCAGATTTATTCTCAGAGATGAACAAAAGGAAATGGACGAATTTGCATCTCAGCAATTCCGGCGACGGGCTGCCTAA
- a CDS encoding FliI/YscN family ATPase, which translates to MGIKRLKKIAGKLDALNPILEMGRVSQTLGILVEASGPKVSVGDMCKIQSNGDWIPAQVVGFRDDRILLMSLNNTRGLRSAASVVSAGGPLLAPVGQGLLGRVISGLGEPLDKKGPLHDVSLRPLEAAAPDPLERRRIRAPLSTGIRSIDAFLTLGQGQRTGILAGTGVGKSVLLGSIARHTQAQVSVIALVGERGREVREFIERDLGAGLERSVVIAATSDQPPLVRIKAALLAVTVAEYFRDQGMNVLLMMDSLTRVATAQREIGLAAGEPPTTRGYPPSAFTLLPQLLERCGNNKNGSITGLFAVLVESDDLAEPVADAARAVLDGHIVLSRRLAVSNHYPAVDVLESISRVMDDIVDPEHQASAGRLRHLIAAYREAEDAIQLGAYVKGSQPLVDRALRQWDQITGFLRQGRNEGCDFATTIAGLKELAQVGDTVAEGEKAEKQGATS; encoded by the coding sequence ATGGGCATCAAGAGGCTTAAGAAAATCGCCGGGAAGCTTGACGCGTTGAATCCCATCCTGGAAATGGGACGGGTTTCACAAACTCTCGGCATCCTTGTTGAGGCGAGCGGGCCGAAAGTCTCGGTCGGAGACATGTGTAAAATCCAGAGTAACGGAGATTGGATCCCGGCACAGGTCGTTGGATTCCGTGATGACCGGATTTTGCTCATGAGTCTGAATAATACGAGGGGTCTTCGTTCCGCTGCCTCAGTCGTATCGGCCGGTGGGCCTCTTCTCGCCCCGGTCGGGCAAGGTCTTCTCGGACGGGTTATCAGCGGCCTCGGCGAACCTTTGGATAAGAAGGGCCCGTTGCATGATGTGAGCCTGCGCCCGCTGGAAGCGGCGGCGCCTGATCCGTTGGAGCGGCGAAGAATCCGAGCGCCCTTGAGTACCGGTATCCGGTCGATCGACGCTTTCTTAACCCTTGGACAGGGACAGCGAACGGGGATTCTGGCGGGAACCGGTGTCGGTAAATCAGTGCTTCTTGGTTCTATCGCCCGGCATACGCAGGCGCAGGTGAGTGTTATCGCCCTGGTTGGGGAAAGAGGCCGGGAGGTTCGTGAGTTTATTGAAAGAGATCTGGGGGCCGGTTTGGAGCGATCCGTTGTCATCGCCGCGACAAGTGATCAGCCTCCCCTGGTTCGTATCAAGGCCGCCCTGCTGGCCGTCACCGTCGCCGAATACTTTCGTGATCAAGGGATGAACGTTCTGCTGATGATGGATTCGCTGACCCGTGTCGCCACAGCGCAGCGCGAGATCGGCCTCGCCGCAGGTGAGCCGCCGACGACACGCGGTTATCCGCCCAGTGCTTTTACATTATTGCCGCAGTTGTTGGAGCGCTGTGGCAACAATAAAAATGGTTCCATCACCGGTCTTTTCGCCGTGTTGGTGGAGTCGGATGACCTGGCCGAACCGGTCGCCGACGCCGCAAGGGCCGTTCTCGACGGGCACATTGTGCTCTCCCGGCGCCTGGCTGTTTCCAATCACTATCCGGCCGTGGATGTCTTGGAGAGTATCAGTCGTGTGATGGATGACATTGTGGATCCCGAGCATCAGGCCAGCGCCGGAAGATTGCGCCATCTGATTGCCGCCTACCGGGAAGCAGAGGATGCGATCCAACTCGGCGCCTATGTGAAAGGATCGCAGCCTCTGGTCGATCGGGCTTTGCGCCAATGGGATCAGATCACCGGTTTTTTGCGCCAGGGCAGGAATGAAGGATGTGATTTTGCGACCACAATCGCCGGGTTGAAGGAACTGGCACAAGTCGGCGACACGGTTGCTGAAGGTGAAAAGGCTGAAAAGCAAGGAGCGACATCATGA
- the fliG gene encoding flagellar motor switch protein FliG: MPPKGFSEGGIRKAAMLLVTLGAEAAASVTKYLDSTEVEAVTMEIARTKEIPTAKRKELLSEFKDMVMAQSFYLEGGIDYAQQMLIKAVGTERAREILSRVRTTLEESTLQAIEQVDPEQLLSFIQSEHPQTMALILARLDAHQAAAVLTQLPQDIQPDVIARIACMEQISQETFYEMDNILREQIKMIGKSSSNRMGGIDSVATVLNLVDRGTEKNILGILDREDPELAAKIKNLMFVFEDIVHLIDRDIQQVLKEVDSKDLGLALKVASEDVKTKIYNNMSQRASDMLKDEIEYLGPVRLKTVEESQQRIVETIRRLEEQGKIVVSRGGEEEEIIV, translated from the coding sequence ATGCCACCCAAGGGATTTTCAGAAGGTGGGATCCGCAAGGCCGCCATGTTGCTGGTGACCTTGGGCGCGGAAGCCGCCGCTTCAGTGACCAAGTACTTGGATTCAACTGAAGTTGAAGCAGTCACGATGGAGATCGCGAGAACAAAGGAAATTCCCACCGCCAAGCGAAAGGAATTGCTGTCCGAGTTCAAGGATATGGTCATGGCGCAATCGTTCTACCTGGAAGGTGGAATTGATTATGCCCAGCAGATGCTGATTAAGGCCGTCGGGACGGAACGGGCGAGGGAGATTCTCAGCCGGGTGAGGACGACTCTGGAGGAGAGCACGCTTCAGGCGATTGAACAGGTTGATCCCGAGCAACTGCTCTCCTTTATACAAAGTGAGCATCCCCAGACGATGGCTCTAATCCTGGCCCGGTTGGACGCCCATCAAGCCGCCGCGGTATTGACACAGCTGCCGCAGGATATCCAGCCCGATGTCATCGCCAGGATCGCTTGCATGGAACAGATCTCCCAAGAAACATTTTATGAAATGGATAACATTCTCCGGGAGCAGATAAAGATGATCGGCAAATCATCCTCCAACCGGATGGGTGGCATCGATTCCGTCGCGACGGTCCTGAATCTCGTCGATCGGGGGACGGAAAAGAACATTCTTGGGATTCTGGACCGGGAAGATCCCGAATTGGCCGCGAAGATAAAGAATCTCATGTTCGTCTTCGAGGATATCGTTCATCTCATCGATCGGGATATCCAGCAGGTGCTCAAGGAGGTCGATTCAAAGGATCTGGGATTGGCTCTCAAGGTCGCCTCTGAGGACGTAAAAACTAAAATCTATAACAATATGTCTCAACGGGCCTCCGACATGCTCAAGGACGAGATCGAGTATCTCGGACCTGTACGATTGAAGACCGTTGAAGAGTCACAGCAGCGGATTGTGGAAACCATCCGAAGACTCGAGGAGCAGGGTAAGATTGTCGTGTCACGCGGCGGCGAAGAGGAGGAGATCATTGTCTAG
- the fliF gene encoding flagellar M-ring protein FliF — protein sequence MAQFFSISFIGRLFHQLTPGQRLLTLTLGGALIVTLILLSLWASSPEYAILYARLDPEEAGSIVERLQSEKVDYELRDGGTTVVVPKDKVYEARLSLANQGLPRTGSRGYEIMDQGKMGWTDFIQKFQHRRALEGEIARTIQTLEEIQQARVHLVIPEESLFQEDQNKTTASVVVRLNAGARLASGHVRGIVHLVASAVEGLETDNVTILDTAGNLLSNTGGTNFAASSDQMELTRNVEDHLARKAQSMLEAVLGPNKAIVRLTAELDWEKVDRTIETYDAENPAIISEQTTSGTNSDGSSSESSTTNYEFSKRMERVLGSAGTLKKLTGAVFIDGTYTVDENGVRQYTTRSAEEMQKLTQLIKAALGFSNDRGDELNVENIAFDTTSLDTERQEMEKTHKMQQVIDIVTRIGGLIIAVLLIFAFRGLLKKMYKRPATPEAEIRKREIEILREPEGDPLELEVRRLSNESPDVTARLIRAWMHEG from the coding sequence TTGGCTCAGTTCTTTTCAATATCCTTTATTGGAAGGCTCTTTCATCAACTCACACCGGGGCAGCGTCTTCTGACTCTGACGCTGGGCGGCGCCTTAATAGTGACGCTGATACTTCTATCCCTCTGGGCTTCTTCGCCCGAATACGCCATCCTTTATGCCCGGTTGGATCCGGAGGAAGCTGGGTCGATCGTTGAACGTCTTCAATCAGAGAAGGTCGACTATGAACTCCGGGACGGCGGTACGACCGTTGTTGTTCCGAAGGATAAGGTCTATGAAGCCCGTCTGAGTCTCGCCAATCAAGGTCTTCCCCGGACCGGCAGCCGTGGATACGAGATTATGGATCAGGGGAAGATGGGTTGGACTGATTTTATACAAAAGTTTCAACACCGGCGGGCCTTGGAAGGGGAAATCGCCAGAACCATTCAGACGCTCGAAGAAATACAGCAAGCCCGGGTGCATCTTGTTATCCCTGAGGAAAGCCTTTTTCAGGAAGATCAGAACAAAACAACCGCTTCAGTTGTTGTGCGTTTAAATGCCGGAGCCCGTTTGGCCTCCGGGCACGTCCGCGGAATTGTACATCTTGTCGCCAGTGCCGTTGAGGGTTTGGAGACCGATAATGTTACGATTCTCGACACGGCGGGCAATCTGCTCAGCAACACCGGGGGAACCAATTTCGCCGCTTCGTCGGATCAGATGGAACTCACTCGGAATGTAGAAGACCATCTTGCCCGCAAAGCCCAATCAATGCTGGAAGCAGTTTTGGGCCCGAATAAGGCGATTGTCCGGCTGACCGCCGAACTCGATTGGGAGAAGGTCGATCGCACCATTGAAACCTATGATGCCGAGAACCCGGCCATTATCAGCGAGCAAACCACAAGCGGAACAAACTCCGACGGCAGCAGTTCTGAAAGTTCGACGACGAATTATGAATTCTCAAAACGCATGGAACGTGTCCTTGGATCCGCGGGAACGTTAAAGAAGCTGACGGGCGCCGTCTTTATTGATGGGACCTATACAGTGGATGAAAACGGCGTGCGGCAATATACGACGCGCTCCGCCGAAGAGATGCAGAAATTGACGCAATTGATCAAAGCCGCATTGGGATTCAGCAACGATCGAGGTGATGAGTTGAATGTTGAAAACATCGCCTTTGACACCACCTCCTTGGATACTGAACGCCAGGAGATGGAAAAAACCCACAAGATGCAGCAGGTCATCGATATCGTCACGAGGATCGGCGGTTTGATCATTGCTGTGCTGCTCATTTTCGCCTTCCGGGGATTGCTCAAGAAGATGTACAAGCGCCCTGCAACGCCAGAAGCGGAGATCAGGAAAAGAGAGATCGAGATACTGAGAGAACCGGAAGGAGATCCGCTTGAATTGGAGGTTCGCCGGTTATCCAACGAATCACCAGATGTAACGGCTCGATTGATCCGGGCCTGGATGCACGAGGGTTAA
- the fliE gene encoding flagellar hook-basal body complex protein FliE, producing MAGISEIGPIRLNVPIKNNEGSVAAKNQVSFEETFKEFISGVNENQIRSEDMTGAFARGEVRDLHEVIIAQQEAAVSLKLLVQMRDRVISAYQEISRMQV from the coding sequence ATGGCAGGGATCAGTGAAATAGGACCGATTCGGCTGAATGTGCCAATCAAAAATAATGAGGGATCCGTTGCCGCAAAGAACCAGGTTTCATTTGAAGAGACATTCAAAGAGTTTATCAGCGGTGTGAATGAGAACCAAATTCGATCGGAAGATATGACCGGTGCATTTGCCCGCGGAGAGGTCCGTGATCTGCACGAGGTCATCATTGCGCAGCAGGAGGCTGCGGTCTCTTTGAAGCTATTGGTTCAAATGCGCGATCGGGTGATCTCCGCGTATCAGGAAATCTCGAGGATGCAGGTTTAG